The Verrucomicrobiia bacterium sequence TTGGGGGAACTGGTGGATGACCTGGCGGTAGTGCGCTCGATGTACACCGATATCCCCGCGCATGAGGTGGCGACGGTGTTCATGAATACCGGCTCGACGCGCTTTTCGCGGCCAAGCCTGGGCTCGTGGGTTTTATATGGGCTTGGAACCGAGAATCAGAACATGCCGGGTTATATCTCACTGCGCCCGGGCGGCACACCGCCGGGCGGGAGTTCCAATTGGCAGGCCTCTTTTCTGCCCGGCATTTACCAGGGAGTGAGCATCAACACCCGAATCACTTCAGTGAACCAGCTCGTCCAAAACATTCACAACCCCTACACGCCATTGAATGAACAGCGCCGCCAATTGGACCTGGTACACAAACTGAACGAATTACACGCGCAAAACTTGCAGAAGGATTCCCAGCTCGAGGCCCGCCTGCAGGCTTTCGAGATGGCCTTCAAGATGCAAACCGAGGCCACTGACGCCTTCGATCTTGCCAAGGAGCCATCAGCCATGCGCGAGTTATATGGCCGCAGCGCCCAAGGCAACCAGCTCTTGATCGCTCGCCGGCTCATCGAGCGCGGGGTGCGGTTTGTGCAAGTCTGGGCGGGAGGCTGGGACCATCACCAGGACATCGAGGAGAAGCTCCCCGAGCGCGCCCGAGACATCGATCAGCCCTTAGCTGCCTTTATTGCAGACCTCAAGCGACGCAATCTTTTCGACAGCACCTTGATTATTTGGGGAGGCGAATTTGGCCGTAAACCGGTGCGGGACAGAAATGGCGGCGAGAATCCCGGGCGCGACCATAATGGCAAGGCGTTCACGACCGTGCTGGCTGGAGGCGGGGTG is a genomic window containing:
- a CDS encoding DUF1501 domain-containing protein — encoded protein: MSADDKFIREHYPRIEDLFITRRQFLQRAGMGFGMLGLAGLLGQELVSTAQAETVATLAPRDPPLPAKAKHVVHIFAQGAPSHVDTWDPKPALAQYDGQSIPGSDGVAMASPFKFEKKGASGIEISEVFPKLGELVDDLAVVRSMYTDIPAHEVATVFMNTGSTRFSRPSLGSWVLYGLGTENQNMPGYISLRPGGTPPGGSSNWQASFLPGIYQGVSINTRITSVNQLVQNIHNPYTPLNEQRRQLDLVHKLNELHAQNLQKDSQLEARLQAFEMAFKMQTEATDAFDLAKEPSAMRELYGRSAQGNQLLIARRLIERGVRFVQVWAGGWDHHQDIEEKLPERARDIDQPLAAFIADLKRRNLFDSTLIIWGGEFGRKPVRDRNGGENPGRDHNGKAFTTVLAGGGVRGGMVHGATDEFGAAAVENRVHIHDLHATILALLGFDHKKLTYRYNGRDFRLTDVSGEVVKAVIA